One genomic window of Arthrobacter sp. KBS0703 includes the following:
- a CDS encoding phytanoyl-CoA dioxygenase family protein, which yields MTTTTSSHAPGTQAPQWLGHDSCRLEDFVAVVGEKTKLDDYAYADAVEQNVLIYGKRLHNYLESPEERADVQAELIRALTAGPGIVVFKGAFADTAIVDRATAAFNSIIAEQKASGAAAGDHFAKPGANDRIWGALDKLAVRDPQVFAEYYSNDILALISEAWLGPNYQVTSQVNVVNPGGAAQTAHRDYHLGFMSSEQAARYPAHIHLLSPALTLQGAVAHCDMPVESGPTLYLPHSHKYDAGYLAFHLPEFTRYFEENYVQLPLEKGDAAFFNPALFHGAGHNKSADIRRMANLLQVSSAFGRAMESVDRTAMSAALYPTLRQLKADGTSDRFLRNVIAASAEGYGFPTNLDRDQPVGGIAPESQAELVWRSLQEDAEPDALLRDLEAAARRRLTDGL from the coding sequence ATGACCACGACCACATCGTCACACGCACCCGGAACCCAAGCTCCACAGTGGCTCGGCCATGACAGCTGCCGGCTCGAGGATTTCGTAGCCGTCGTCGGCGAAAAGACGAAGCTGGATGACTACGCGTACGCTGACGCTGTCGAGCAGAACGTGCTCATTTACGGCAAGCGCCTGCACAACTATCTGGAGTCTCCCGAAGAGCGCGCTGACGTTCAGGCTGAACTGATCCGTGCCCTGACTGCCGGGCCGGGCATCGTCGTTTTCAAGGGCGCCTTCGCCGACACCGCCATCGTGGACCGCGCCACCGCGGCGTTCAACAGCATCATCGCCGAGCAGAAGGCTTCGGGCGCCGCCGCCGGAGACCACTTTGCCAAACCGGGCGCAAACGACCGCATCTGGGGCGCGCTGGACAAGCTGGCCGTGCGCGACCCTCAGGTGTTCGCCGAATACTACTCCAACGACATTCTGGCCCTCATTTCCGAGGCCTGGCTCGGCCCCAATTACCAGGTCACCTCACAGGTCAACGTCGTGAACCCCGGCGGTGCGGCGCAGACCGCCCACCGCGACTACCACCTCGGCTTCATGTCCAGCGAGCAGGCCGCCCGGTATCCGGCCCACATCCACCTGCTCTCCCCTGCGCTGACGCTGCAGGGCGCCGTTGCTCATTGCGACATGCCGGTGGAGTCGGGGCCCACCCTGTACCTGCCGCACTCCCACAAGTACGACGCCGGTTATCTCGCCTTCCACCTTCCCGAGTTCACCCGCTACTTCGAGGAGAACTACGTCCAGCTGCCGCTTGAGAAAGGCGATGCCGCATTCTTCAATCCCGCACTGTTCCACGGTGCCGGCCACAACAAGTCCGCCGATATCCGCCGCATGGCAAACCTGCTGCAGGTTTCCTCCGCATTCGGCCGGGCCATGGAATCGGTGGACCGCACCGCCATGTCCGCTGCCCTGTACCCGACGCTGCGGCAGCTCAAGGCGGACGGCACCAGCGACAGGTTCCTGCGCAACGTCATCGCCGCATCAGCCGAAGGCTACGGCTTCCCCACTAATCTTGACCGCGACCAGCCGGTGGGAGGCATCGCCCCTGAATCGCAGGCTGAGCTGGTCTGGCGGAGCCTCCAGGAAGACGCCGAACCTGATGCCCTGCTTCGTGATCTGGAGGCCGCCGCCCGGCGCCGCCTCACGGATGGCCTGTGA
- the iolG gene encoding inositol 2-dehydrogenase has protein sequence MKKLNVALCGSGRIGRVHAANIAAHPGINLTWVADPVTESAEEVATQYGARPTGSTADVFTDASLDAVVICSPTPTHVQLIEAAAARGIAVLCEKPIDLDIERVRSCRETLAAAGIPLLMGFNRRFDPAFAAIHQRITAGEIGRLEHLFIVSRDPAPAPAAYIAASGGIFRDMTIHDLDMARFFIRDIVEVTAHGANVFCDYIAEAGDFDSAVVTLRGRNGELVSITNSRHSAYGYDQRLEAFGSGGMLRADNISPTTVRSFGSRAVEAADPYEPFFLERYAVAYRRELDYFVEAVHTGSPCSPGFDDGMAALVLADAAAESAATGRTITVKGALQT, from the coding sequence ATGAAGAAGCTGAACGTCGCCTTGTGCGGGTCGGGCCGCATCGGCCGGGTGCATGCTGCCAACATCGCGGCCCATCCGGGGATCAACCTGACTTGGGTTGCCGATCCTGTGACCGAGAGCGCGGAAGAAGTCGCCACGCAGTATGGGGCCCGCCCTACCGGCTCCACTGCCGATGTCTTCACCGACGCGTCACTGGACGCCGTCGTAATCTGTTCGCCGACCCCAACACACGTCCAGCTGATTGAGGCGGCGGCCGCAAGAGGCATCGCTGTGCTGTGTGAAAAACCGATAGATCTCGACATCGAGCGGGTGCGAAGCTGCCGGGAGACGCTGGCCGCGGCCGGCATTCCGCTTCTGATGGGCTTCAACCGGCGGTTTGATCCCGCCTTCGCTGCGATTCATCAGCGCATAACGGCGGGAGAGATCGGGCGGCTCGAGCATCTGTTCATCGTCAGCAGGGACCCGGCGCCGGCCCCTGCGGCGTATATCGCGGCATCCGGAGGAATTTTCCGGGATATGACCATCCACGACCTGGACATGGCCCGGTTCTTCATTCGGGACATTGTGGAGGTCACCGCGCACGGCGCGAACGTCTTCTGCGACTACATCGCCGAGGCTGGAGACTTCGATTCCGCCGTCGTGACCCTCCGTGGACGGAACGGGGAACTAGTCAGCATCACGAACTCCCGGCACAGCGCCTACGGGTATGACCAGAGGCTTGAAGCCTTTGGAAGCGGGGGGATGCTGCGGGCTGACAACATTTCGCCCACTACCGTGCGCAGCTTTGGAAGTCGCGCTGTGGAGGCGGCAGACCCGTACGAGCCGTTCTTTTTGGAGCGCTACGCCGTGGCGTACCGGCGCGAACTCGACTATTTTGTCGAGGCCGTGCACACCGGCAGCCCTTGTTCGCCCGGATTCGACGACGGCATGGCCGCGCTGGTCCTGGCCGACGCGGCGGCGGAATCGGCAGCGACCGGCAGGACCATCACCGTTAAAGGAGCTTTGCAGACATGA
- a CDS encoding SDR family oxidoreductase codes for MTASGLLKDTVVLISGGTQGLGAGIARQAAAQEAVGIAVTGRSADAGGKIAEDLIGLGVPAVFLQADLGDTQQASSTVVRAIEHFGRLDAVVNAAGLTTRGSMTDTSPELFDEHIAVNLKAPFFIMSEAIKHFKEREAPGNIVNIITMSSHGGQPYLAPYVASKAGLAGLTRNAAHAHRWDRIRINGVNIGWTATEGEDLIQRRFHGAGDDWLENANASVPMGKLGQVDEIAEFVVFLLSARSGIVTGSVIDWDQNVVGGAD; via the coding sequence ATGACAGCATCAGGGCTGCTCAAGGACACCGTCGTATTAATAAGCGGGGGCACCCAGGGCCTGGGCGCCGGCATTGCCCGGCAGGCCGCAGCCCAGGAAGCCGTGGGCATTGCCGTCACCGGACGCTCCGCTGATGCCGGCGGGAAAATCGCCGAGGACCTCATCGGACTCGGCGTGCCTGCGGTATTCCTGCAGGCAGACCTCGGGGACACGCAGCAGGCAAGCAGCACGGTCGTCAGGGCCATTGAGCACTTCGGCCGCCTAGATGCGGTGGTCAATGCTGCGGGCCTGACAACCCGAGGCAGCATGACCGACACAAGCCCTGAACTGTTCGATGAACATATTGCCGTCAACCTCAAGGCGCCGTTCTTCATCATGTCCGAGGCCATCAAGCACTTCAAGGAACGTGAAGCTCCGGGGAACATCGTCAACATCATCACCATGTCCTCACACGGAGGCCAGCCCTACCTGGCGCCATACGTCGCGTCCAAGGCCGGGCTCGCCGGACTGACCCGGAATGCGGCCCACGCCCACCGGTGGGACAGGATCAGAATCAACGGCGTCAACATCGGCTGGACGGCTACGGAGGGCGAAGACCTCATTCAGCGACGGTTCCACGGCGCCGGCGACGACTGGCTCGAAAATGCCAACGCCTCCGTCCCGATGGGCAAGCTCGGCCAGGTCGACGAGATCGCCGAGTTTGTCGTGTTCCTGCTCTCTGCTCGGAGCGGCATAGTGACTGGTTCCGTCATCGACTGGGATCAGAATGTGGTTGGCGGCGCGGATTGA
- a CDS encoding Gfo/Idh/MocA family protein produces the protein MTAVSWGVLTTARIAQDRFLPAMTKARNAAAAAISSPNGRAAEVADRFGVPASYSSHEELLADPNIEAVYLPFPNSLHADWIIAAANAGKDILCEKPLVCSLQDYQRVVEACERNQVSLMEAFMYRFHPQHQKVRELLNAGRIGDIISMHARFHFVMNRAPGEVRLQPGLEGGAVNDVGCYAIDIMNMVMGSLPSSVYAKGTSPSDPVETTVAAILDYDGVLGTLDCGFDGPRTNTFQIIGTEGQITLDTAFDPDPGESARVRVSLRNGHTEVFDITEDHFKAEIERFSVRARSSGSEFVDRELTEQNLAVRLAVHESLATGLPCRVRASEGG, from the coding sequence TTGACAGCCGTTAGCTGGGGAGTGCTCACCACCGCCCGCATCGCCCAGGACCGGTTCCTGCCCGCGATGACGAAAGCCCGCAATGCGGCTGCCGCCGCAATTTCAAGCCCTAACGGGAGGGCTGCTGAGGTGGCTGACCGGTTCGGGGTTCCGGCGTCATACTCGTCGCATGAAGAGCTCCTCGCCGACCCGAACATCGAAGCCGTTTACCTGCCGTTTCCTAATAGTCTGCATGCAGATTGGATCATCGCAGCGGCGAATGCCGGCAAAGACATCCTCTGCGAGAAGCCTCTGGTGTGCAGCCTGCAGGACTATCAACGGGTGGTGGAAGCCTGTGAACGGAACCAGGTAAGCCTCATGGAGGCGTTCATGTACCGCTTCCACCCTCAGCACCAGAAAGTCCGCGAGCTCCTTAATGCGGGCCGGATCGGGGACATCATCTCCATGCACGCGCGTTTCCACTTCGTCATGAACCGCGCTCCCGGCGAGGTCAGGCTCCAGCCAGGTCTGGAAGGTGGTGCAGTCAATGATGTCGGCTGCTACGCCATCGACATCATGAACATGGTCATGGGTAGTCTTCCGAGTAGCGTCTACGCCAAAGGAACAAGCCCCTCGGACCCAGTTGAAACCACGGTGGCGGCCATCCTGGACTACGACGGAGTCCTGGGAACCCTGGACTGCGGCTTTGACGGGCCTCGTACCAACACCTTCCAGATCATTGGAACAGAAGGACAGATCACGCTCGACACGGCCTTCGACCCCGACCCCGGGGAATCCGCGCGGGTGAGGGTCTCGCTGCGGAACGGCCATACGGAGGTTTTCGACATCACCGAAGACCATTTCAAGGCCGAAATTGAACGGTTCAGTGTCCGGGCACGCAGTTCCGGGTCAGAGTTCGTAGACAGGGAACTAACCGAGCAGAACCTTGCTGTGCGCCTCGCCGTCCACGAATCGCTCGCTACCGGCCTGCCATGCAGGGTCAGAGCCAGCGAGGGTGGCTGA
- a CDS encoding Gfo/Idh/MocA family protein has translation MEPLVVGLLGITHPHASARVRALREIEGVEVVAAADDDPRLQYFTDKYDMEPRDIDGVLEDGRINAVMVHSKSKDMVSHALRALAAGKSVVVEKPGGGTVDDLLKLAEAESLAAPGLVVQVGYNVRLAQSVTRAKGLIDAGTIGNVVSVSARGAALAGEHLTAHLNQPADMGGALWIIGCHMVDSLVSMFGIPESVNARVRKSAMLSDESSREDSAAVLLNYPDMSATFSFDSHDRLEWFESSGISVYGTAGMIEIGVLPQKLRVYVEKDRDGWSAGWTEWTQSYFTPPFARTDANKFSELPELENISNFRTEMRGWIDSIRTGASVVAPVTDALAVARIIDACYRSEQELGASVQVAQGVTPDAELTS, from the coding sequence TTGGAACCGCTCGTAGTAGGACTCCTGGGAATCACCCACCCGCACGCTTCCGCACGGGTTCGTGCCCTCCGCGAAATCGAGGGCGTCGAGGTGGTGGCCGCCGCAGACGATGATCCGCGGCTGCAGTACTTCACCGACAAGTACGACATGGAGCCCCGCGACATCGACGGGGTGCTCGAGGACGGGCGCATCAACGCAGTCATGGTTCACTCCAAGAGCAAGGATATGGTGTCCCATGCCCTGCGGGCCCTTGCCGCCGGAAAATCTGTCGTCGTAGAAAAGCCGGGTGGCGGAACAGTTGATGACCTGCTGAAGCTGGCCGAGGCGGAGTCCCTGGCTGCTCCGGGGTTAGTAGTCCAAGTCGGCTACAACGTTCGCCTGGCGCAGTCGGTCACTCGGGCAAAGGGGCTCATAGACGCCGGGACCATCGGGAATGTGGTCAGTGTGTCGGCCAGAGGTGCCGCCCTGGCCGGTGAGCATCTCACTGCCCATCTGAACCAGCCGGCGGACATGGGAGGGGCGCTGTGGATTATCGGGTGCCACATGGTCGACTCCCTTGTCAGCATGTTTGGGATCCCGGAGTCGGTCAATGCGCGAGTGCGCAAGTCCGCGATGCTCTCCGACGAGTCGAGCCGCGAGGACTCCGCAGCCGTGCTGCTGAACTATCCCGACATGTCCGCTACGTTCAGCTTCGACAGCCACGACCGTCTCGAATGGTTCGAAAGCTCAGGGATATCCGTCTACGGTACCGCTGGCATGATCGAGATCGGTGTCCTTCCCCAAAAGCTGAGGGTCTACGTCGAGAAGGACCGGGACGGTTGGTCAGCCGGCTGGACTGAATGGACGCAGAGCTATTTCACTCCGCCGTTCGCCCGTACTGATGCGAACAAGTTTTCGGAGCTGCCCGAGTTGGAGAACATCAGCAATTTCCGCACGGAAATGCGCGGATGGATCGACAGCATCCGCACTGGTGCATCTGTGGTGGCACCTGTCACGGATGCCCTTGCCGTGGCGCGGATTATCGACGCCTGCTACCGGTCCGAGCAAGAACTGGGCGCATCAGTTCAAGTGGCTCAAGGCGTGACCCCGGACGCGGAGCTCACCTCTTGA
- a CDS encoding helix-turn-helix domain-containing protein yields the protein MRLRDARQSAKLSVRELARRVDVSASLVSQVELGRTTPSVGTLYALVSALGLSLDAVLQDGAQFPSTGTGLRVVETPAVNEDGQPWSSEGAVTPLVPSTGSNELPGLLEAKDRPKLRVDGVLWERLTAENDPNVELLRVTYRSGTESCPPDNLMRHGGHEYFHILEGRLNVEAGSSAGTLSAGDSINFVSSAPHRISNPFNEDCIAIWVVVGRRSHQQDNPVSPVA from the coding sequence ATGCGTCTTCGTGACGCCCGGCAGAGCGCCAAGCTCTCCGTGCGCGAACTCGCGCGCCGTGTGGACGTCTCCGCCAGCCTCGTTTCACAGGTCGAGCTTGGCCGCACAACACCGTCTGTCGGAACCCTTTACGCCCTCGTATCAGCGCTGGGCTTGTCCCTTGATGCGGTACTGCAGGATGGGGCGCAATTTCCGTCGACAGGTACCGGTCTTCGGGTTGTTGAAACTCCAGCCGTCAATGAGGACGGGCAGCCTTGGTCATCCGAAGGTGCCGTGACACCTCTGGTGCCATCTACAGGGAGCAATGAACTTCCCGGACTCCTGGAAGCCAAGGACCGTCCAAAACTCCGTGTCGATGGTGTCCTCTGGGAGCGACTCACTGCGGAGAACGACCCCAACGTGGAACTGCTCCGCGTCACGTACCGAAGCGGCACCGAATCATGCCCGCCGGACAACCTCATGCGGCACGGGGGACACGAATACTTCCACATCCTTGAAGGAAGACTCAACGTGGAGGCCGGCTCCTCCGCGGGAACCCTTAGCGCCGGTGACAGCATCAACTTCGTCTCCTCCGCTCCTCACCGGATCAGCAATCCTTTCAACGAAGATTGCATCGCAATTTGGGTGGTGGTCGGCCGGCGAAGCCATCAGCAGGACAACCCGGTCTCACCGGTCGCATAA
- a CDS encoding sugar phosphate isomerase/epimerase — MNDTNIIQNRDLLASCWTWAGNAAPLRGDETSPIDVRTRVEAAAKAGWKGLGFIHADLPEIEKTIGLKGLRQLLDDNGIIHVEMEFLADWWKTGPERDESDRWRKILFNAAEILGVKTIKIGAELALEGEPAPVDETAFHQEFDRLATQAGEVGTRVALEPMPMNNLKTIEIGAKFINEVNNPHGGLTVDTWHTSRGGTRYEDLAAILPMDKVFIVEIDDARKDVIGSLWEDTINERLYPGEGDLDTVAFVKAIHNAGWRGHWGVEILAESHRLLPLDQALARAHDSAAATLEAASQLIAAEQSEKV, encoded by the coding sequence GTGAACGACACGAACATCATTCAGAACCGGGACCTCCTGGCCTCCTGCTGGACCTGGGCAGGCAACGCCGCCCCGCTTCGGGGCGATGAAACGAGCCCGATCGATGTGCGCACCCGGGTTGAGGCTGCCGCCAAGGCAGGCTGGAAGGGACTGGGCTTTATCCACGCCGACCTTCCGGAGATCGAAAAGACCATTGGTCTCAAGGGGCTCCGCCAGCTGCTGGACGACAACGGCATCATCCACGTCGAGATGGAATTCCTCGCGGACTGGTGGAAGACCGGCCCCGAACGAGATGAATCCGATCGCTGGCGCAAGATCCTGTTCAACGCCGCAGAAATCCTCGGCGTCAAGACCATCAAGATCGGCGCCGAACTCGCCCTTGAAGGCGAGCCGGCGCCGGTGGATGAAACCGCGTTCCACCAGGAATTCGACCGGCTCGCCACCCAGGCCGGGGAAGTGGGCACGCGCGTCGCCCTGGAACCGATGCCCATGAACAACCTCAAGACCATCGAAATCGGTGCGAAGTTCATCAACGAGGTCAACAACCCCCACGGCGGGCTCACCGTCGACACGTGGCACACCAGCCGCGGCGGCACCCGCTACGAAGACCTGGCCGCCATCCTGCCGATGGACAAAGTCTTCATCGTCGAGATCGATGATGCCCGCAAAGACGTCATCGGTTCACTGTGGGAAGACACCATCAATGAGCGTCTGTACCCAGGTGAAGGTGACCTCGACACGGTTGCCTTCGTCAAGGCCATTCACAACGCCGGATGGCGCGGACACTGGGGGGTGGAAATCCTCGCTGAATCACACCGCCTGCTGCCGTTGGATCAGGCATTGGCACGCGCCCACGATTCAGCCGCGGCGACACTCGAGGCAGCGTCCCAACTGATCGCCGCGGAACAGTCCGAAAAGGTCTGA
- a CDS encoding zinc-binding dehydrogenase — protein MSETVNDVRTASVAPPLGTVPAVLVRKDADGTVTVEPGTAPVTAPKPNELLVRPAYVGVCGTDIEILHGSMPESFKINYPHVLGHEWSGIVVEAGTAVEGFHPGDRVLGHGHLGGNDWFGVTHDGAAAELFTVPADMCFHIPDEVDMLTAAVIEPFACVLNGLKKIGGISAADTVHVHGLGAIGLNAVIQAVTAGAEVVVFDPSPLRRETAMKLGAAAAINPVETPDTTGAAAAAMGRPFADVVIEASGNSAAQAAALESADHNGRVLLMGVSTPKFAPARLGLVQERNLLITSSTGAPVAVWPAAIRYVANTRLNLGEIVSTVVPFSRGDEALQRAQDSSRETKVMLAPDATNADGAAASSTHKAN, from the coding sequence ATGTCTGAGACCGTCAACGACGTGCGCACGGCGTCCGTAGCACCTCCGCTCGGGACCGTGCCGGCCGTCCTGGTCCGCAAAGACGCCGACGGCACCGTCACAGTCGAACCCGGCACAGCACCCGTCACTGCCCCCAAGCCCAACGAGCTCCTGGTCAGGCCCGCTTACGTGGGGGTGTGCGGCACCGATATCGAAATCCTGCACGGCAGCATGCCGGAATCCTTCAAGATCAATTACCCCCACGTCCTGGGCCATGAATGGTCAGGCATCGTCGTGGAAGCCGGCACAGCTGTTGAAGGATTCCACCCGGGGGACCGGGTTCTCGGGCACGGACACCTGGGTGGCAACGACTGGTTCGGGGTCACCCATGATGGAGCCGCAGCCGAGCTGTTCACCGTCCCGGCCGACATGTGCTTCCACATCCCTGACGAAGTGGACATGCTCACGGCCGCCGTTATTGAACCCTTCGCCTGTGTATTGAACGGACTTAAGAAGATCGGCGGCATCAGTGCCGCCGACACGGTCCACGTGCACGGGCTCGGAGCAATCGGCCTGAATGCAGTGATCCAGGCTGTCACCGCCGGAGCGGAAGTGGTCGTATTTGATCCCAGCCCACTTCGTCGCGAAACGGCGATGAAACTGGGGGCTGCGGCTGCCATTAATCCGGTCGAAACCCCGGACACCACCGGTGCTGCAGCAGCAGCCATGGGGCGGCCCTTCGCCGACGTCGTCATCGAAGCGTCCGGCAACTCCGCCGCGCAGGCAGCAGCCCTTGAAAGCGCAGACCACAACGGACGCGTCCTGCTGATGGGTGTCTCCACACCAAAGTTTGCGCCTGCACGCCTGGGTCTGGTCCAGGAACGAAACCTCTTGATCACCAGCTCCACCGGGGCGCCGGTAGCAGTATGGCCCGCAGCAATCCGCTACGTGGCAAACACCCGACTCAACCTCGGCGAGATCGTCTCCACTGTCGTCCCGTTCTCCCGCGGAGACGAAGCCCTCCAAAGGGCACAGGATTCAAGCCGGGAAACGAAGGTCATGCTCGCCCCGGATGCCACCAACGCCGACGGCGCGGCCGCCTCCTCAACCCACAAAGCCAACTAA
- a CDS encoding maleylacetate reductase, whose translation MKDFQYQALPMRVRFGAGSLASLNDEVVNLGLKRVLVLATPFQADMAERVSQQLGELSAGVHAEAEMHVPIESAHKAREVAAAAQADGYVAVGGGSTTGLGKAIALEFGQPIIAVPTTYAGSEMTPVWGLTADGEKKTGRDSKVLPTSVIYDPELTVSLPVKMSVTSGFNAIAHAVEALYAPDGSPIISLMAEEGTRALLEAMPKIVEDPSNIEARSDALYGAWLCGATLGATTMSLHHKLCHTLGGTFNLPHAETHTVVLPYALAYNAQHAPQAIAALQRATGADNPAAHFRKLSLALGAPSSLAELGLKESDIDKIVEIATRNPYANPREVTPEGIRELVTAALHGSDV comes from the coding sequence ATGAAGGATTTTCAGTACCAGGCACTTCCGATGCGCGTCCGCTTCGGAGCTGGCTCGCTTGCCTCACTTAACGACGAAGTCGTCAACCTTGGCCTCAAGCGTGTCCTGGTCCTGGCTACCCCCTTCCAGGCGGATATGGCCGAAAGGGTTTCACAACAGCTGGGCGAGCTCAGCGCCGGCGTGCATGCAGAAGCTGAAATGCATGTGCCCATCGAATCCGCCCACAAAGCGCGTGAAGTAGCGGCTGCTGCCCAGGCCGACGGGTACGTGGCGGTCGGCGGCGGGTCCACCACCGGTCTGGGCAAGGCCATCGCGCTGGAGTTCGGCCAGCCCATCATTGCGGTGCCGACCACCTACGCGGGCTCCGAAATGACGCCGGTATGGGGCCTGACCGCTGACGGCGAGAAAAAGACCGGACGCGACTCCAAGGTTCTGCCCACCAGTGTCATTTACGACCCCGAACTCACCGTGTCCCTCCCGGTGAAGATGTCGGTCACCAGCGGATTCAACGCCATCGCCCACGCCGTGGAAGCGCTGTACGCGCCGGACGGTTCGCCCATCATCTCCCTGATGGCCGAGGAGGGCACCCGTGCCCTGCTCGAAGCAATGCCAAAGATCGTCGAAGACCCGTCCAACATCGAAGCGCGCTCCGATGCCCTGTACGGGGCCTGGCTCTGCGGAGCTACGTTGGGTGCGACGACCATGTCTCTGCACCACAAGTTGTGCCACACGCTCGGCGGGACCTTCAACCTTCCCCACGCTGAAACCCACACAGTGGTGCTTCCCTATGCCCTGGCCTACAACGCCCAGCACGCCCCGCAGGCGATCGCGGCCCTGCAGCGCGCCACCGGGGCAGACAACCCGGCGGCCCACTTCCGGAAACTAAGCCTCGCCCTCGGTGCACCGTCGTCCTTGGCCGAGCTGGGCCTGAAGGAATCCGACATCGACAAGATCGTTGAAATCGCCACTAGGAACCCGTATGCCAACCCGCGGGAAGTAACACCCGAGGGCATCCGCGAACTTGTCACGGCCGCGCTTCATGGCAGCGACGTCTAA
- a CDS encoding dioxygenase, whose amino-acid sequence MSTDLGPETLTAAVIDSFRNTPDDRLRTILTSLTTHLHNFVREIEPTIEEWETAINFLTATGQKCDSVRQEFILLSDVLGVSMMVETLNDAETPDATDSTVLGPFHMVESPNRELGENASPESEGDICLVRGRILSVTGEPVPNATIDIWQANTKGFYDVQQPGIQSIGNGRGLFTSNAAGEFYFRSVIPSYYPIPTDGPVGDLLHATDRHPNRPAHIHFIVTAPGFRELTTHIFVAGSDYIDSDAVFAVKQSLIAEFVPNTSEADAARYGLTSPFMEAVIDIVIHPDLVDPDIINTAVMSPSTARIIEAQENTR is encoded by the coding sequence ATGAGCACGGATCTCGGCCCCGAAACACTGACTGCCGCTGTCATCGACAGTTTCCGCAATACCCCGGATGACCGGCTTCGGACCATCCTGACCAGCCTCACCACCCACCTTCACAACTTCGTCAGGGAGATCGAACCCACGATCGAAGAATGGGAAACCGCCATCAACTTCCTGACCGCCACAGGCCAGAAGTGCGACTCCGTCCGACAGGAGTTCATCCTCCTCTCCGACGTGCTGGGCGTGTCCATGATGGTGGAAACGCTCAACGACGCCGAAACTCCGGACGCCACCGACTCCACTGTCCTGGGCCCCTTCCACATGGTCGAATCCCCAAATCGTGAACTGGGCGAGAATGCATCCCCGGAAAGCGAAGGAGACATCTGCCTGGTCAGGGGCCGCATCCTCTCAGTCACCGGCGAGCCCGTCCCCAATGCCACCATCGACATCTGGCAGGCAAACACCAAAGGCTTCTACGACGTCCAGCAACCCGGCATCCAAAGCATCGGCAACGGCCGGGGCCTGTTCACGTCCAACGCCGCCGGAGAGTTCTACTTCCGCAGCGTCATCCCCAGCTATTACCCGATCCCGACCGATGGGCCTGTCGGGGACCTGCTGCACGCGACTGACCGGCACCCGAACAGGCCGGCGCACATCCATTTCATCGTCACCGCGCCGGGTTTCCGGGAACTGACGACCCACATCTTTGTTGCCGGCAGCGACTACATCGACTCAGACGCCGTTTTCGCCGTGAAGCAGAGCCTGATCGCCGAATTCGTGCCCAACACCTCAGAAGCCGATGCAGCCCGCTACGGGCTCACCTCACCGTTCATGGAGGCAGTGATCGACATTGTCATCCACCCCGACCTCGTCGACCCGGACATTATCAACACCGCCGTGATGTCCCCGTCCACTGCACGGATTATCGAAGCACAGGAGAACACCCGATGA
- a CDS encoding SDR family NAD(P)-dependent oxidoreductase: protein MSSSSFDGKVAIVTGAASGIGHATALALAAQGATVYGADVAAGDAADGAIQWRHLDVAEEDGWKALTEEVLQAHGRIDVLVNNAGLVGSYESITDIDIQDWHRIISINQTGVFLGMRSVAPVMLAQESGSIVNVSSIWGLVGAAGVAAYQASKGAVTMMTKNASATWAAQGIRVNSVHPGLITTPLTENQDQAISDELIAKTPMHRAGKASEVADAIVYLASDKASYITGAQLVVDGGFTNI, encoded by the coding sequence GTGAGTTCATCATCCTTCGACGGTAAAGTCGCCATCGTCACCGGCGCGGCCAGCGGCATCGGCCACGCCACAGCACTGGCACTGGCGGCACAGGGTGCAACCGTCTACGGAGCCGACGTAGCCGCCGGTGACGCAGCCGACGGAGCCATCCAATGGCGGCACCTCGACGTTGCCGAAGAAGACGGCTGGAAGGCACTCACGGAAGAAGTGCTCCAGGCCCACGGCCGGATCGACGTCCTGGTCAACAATGCAGGCCTGGTCGGATCGTACGAATCGATCACGGACATCGACATTCAGGACTGGCACCGGATCATCTCCATCAATCAGACCGGTGTCTTCCTGGGAATGCGCTCGGTCGCACCGGTCATGCTGGCGCAGGAATCCGGATCCATCGTGAATGTCTCGTCCATCTGGGGACTTGTCGGAGCAGCAGGCGTCGCCGCCTACCAGGCCTCCAAGGGTGCGGTGACCATGATGACGAAGAACGCCTCCGCCACCTGGGCAGCGCAGGGGATCCGCGTGAACTCGGTCCACCCCGGGCTGATCACAACACCCTTGACGGAAAACCAGGATCAGGCAATTTCCGATGAACTGATTGCCAAGACACCCATGCACAGGGCCGGAAAGGCCAGCGAAGTCGCCGATGCGATCGTCTATCTCGCCTCCGACAAGGCCTCCTACATCACCGGCGCACAGCTCGTTGTCGACGGCGGATTCACCAACATCTGA